From the genome of Anopheles moucheti chromosome 3, idAnoMoucSN_F20_07, whole genome shotgun sequence, one region includes:
- the LOC128301549 gene encoding pescadillo homolog: MVKRNHKFKSGEGAMYYTRKAAMNKLQLNIKDFRQLCILKGVYPREPKHRARAQHGSREMKILYHKKDITFLLHEPIVWTLRDRKIFNRRIKHAAAKQNMNLRDIRLHNYPQLKLDHIVKERYPTFIDAIKELDDCMTLLFTFSTFPATKIITRELTRMSRRLTVEFMHYVIAAQALRKVFISIKGYYFQAEIKGETVTWIVPHYFPYSPHRGELVDLSIMKSFGDFFTVMAGFINYRLYHSINLVYPPQFSHSLDSEDTMQNEQKFVSERIAALNVDLLRSDGGNGDTEEAELLEWTGNDEDLPHVSQIRQEAQSVNKLKSLFKGLKFYLNREVPREPLVFIIRCFGGKVSWDKNMFVGATFDENDETITHQIVDRPSMDKQHISRDYIQPQWVFDSVNQRRLLPTNKYFIGAVLPPHLSPFTRSNARYVPPEEMAMRKGEQDEEDNEVFAAAEVNMEQERISDDEEVLDPEEEQQQQEYALMKAYNDERTDELDSGKDETGTNDKEESQEKVKQKENGKEKDAKGEQRPAKANQQVNKPKGMTVKPGKVYKEPEQEKQALGKNEEALRARMVKSRHRKLYSKLMEREKQRTKEANILATKRARIEKQKMTEQLEKQKKQRKQILA, from the exons ATGGTGAAGCGAAATCACAAG TTCAAATCTGGCGAGGGGGCCATGTACTATACGCGCAAGGCCGCCATGAACAAGCTACAACTGAACATCAAAGATTTCCGCCAGCTATGCATCCTGAAGGGTGTCTATCCGCGTGAACCCAAGCATCGTGCCCGTGCACAGCATGGCTCGCGCGAGATGAAGATCCTGTATCACAAGAAGGACATAACCTTCCTGCTGCACGAACCGATCGTGTGGACGCTGCGTGATCGAAAGATTTTCAACCGGCGCATCAAGCATGCGGCCGCCAAACAGAACATGAACCTACGTGACATACGGCTGCACAACTATCCACAGCTGAAACTAGATCACATCGTGAAGGAACGGTACCCGACGTTCATCGACGCAATTAAAGAGTTGGACGATTGCATGACGCTGCTGTTTACGTTTAGCACATTTCCGGCAACGAAAATTATTACCCGTGAATTGACGCGCATGAGCCGCCGGTTGACGGTGGAGTTTATGCACTATGTCATTGCCGCCCAGGCCTTGCGGAAAGTGTTTATATCGATCAAGGGGTATTATTTCCAGGCGGAAATTAAAGGCGAAACAGTGACGTGGATCGTGCCGCACTACTTCCCGTACTCGCCGCACCGTGGCGAACTGGTCGATCTGAGCATTATGAAATCGTTCGGTGACTTTTTTACCGTGATGGCCGGTTTCATCAACTATCGGTTGTACCATTCGATAAATTTAGTGTATCCGCCCCAGTTTTCACATTCGCTCGATTCGGAGGACACGATGCAAAATGAGCAGAAGTTCGTATCGGAGCGTATTGCAGCGCTAAACGTTGACTTGTTGCGCTCGGACGGTGGTAATGGTGATACGGAGGAGGCTGAGCTGCTCGAATGGACGGGTAACGATGAGGACTTGCCACACGTAAGCCAGATTCGTCAAGAAGCGCAAAGtgtaaacaaattgaaatCATTGTTTAAGGGGCTTAAGTTCTATCTGAATCGTGAGGTGCCCCGTGAACCGTTGGTGTTTATTATTCGTTGCTTCGGTGGTAAGGTGTCGTGGGACAAGAACATGTTTGTGGGTGCAACGTTCGACGAGAACGATGAAACAATTACACACCAGATTGTTGATCGACCGAGCATGGACAAGCAGCACATTTCGCGTGATTACATCCAACCGCAGTGGGTGTTTGATAGCGTAAACCAGCGACGTTTGCTGCCAacgaataaatatttcatcggCGCCGTACTGCCACCACATCTGTCGCCGTTTACCAGAAGCAATGCTCGTTACGTACCACCGGAGGAAATGGCAATGCGCAAGGGCGAGCAGGATGAGGAAGATAATGAAGTGTTTGCAGCGGCGGAAGTGAATATGGAACAGGAGCGAATTTCGGACGATGAAGAAGTGTTAGATCCGGAGGaggaacaacagcagcaggagtATGCACTAATGAAAGCATACAACGACGAGCGAACGGATGAATTGGACAGTGGTAAAGATGAAACCGGTACGAATGACAAAGAAGAAAGTCAAGAGAAGgtaaagcaaaaagaaaacggcaAAGAGAAGGATGCGAAAGGTGAACAACGGCCGGCAAAGGCGAATCAGCAAGTGAATAAACCGAAAGGTATGACTGTGAAACCAGGCAAAGTGTACAAGGAGCCTGAGCAAGAAAAACAGGCACTGGGCAAAAATGAGGAAGCGCTGCGGGCACGAATGGTTAAATCGAGACACCGCAAACTGTACTCCAAACTGATGGAGCGCGAGAAACAGCGCACCAAGGAAGCAAACATATTGGCAACAAAACGCGCCCGCATTGAGAAGCAAAAGATGACCGAACAGCtggaaaagcagaaaaagcAGCGGAAGCAAATTCTGGCCTAA
- the LOC128303305 gene encoding uracil phosphoribosyltransferase homolog codes for MCSANENNGATSPSVLSENPSDYGSNLKILDCNDQIKELQTIIRDKNTTRSDFKFYADRLIRLVIEESLNQLPYSDCSVITPTGAIYDGLRYRSGNCGVSIIRSGEAMEQGLRDCCRSIRIGKILVESDAETHVAKVVYARFPDDIARRQVLLMYPIMATGNTVIQAVSVLKDHGVKESSIILSNLFCTPVAARMVVTAFPDLKILTSELHPVAPNHFGQKYFGTD; via the exons ATGTGCAgcgcaaacgaaaacaacggTGCCACCTCGCCGTCGGTGCTTTCGGAAAATCCGAGCGACTACGGTAGTAACTTAAAAATATTGGACTGCAACGACCAAATCAAAGAACTGCAGACGATCATTCGGGACAA AAACACCACGCGGAGTGACTTCAAATTTTATGCCGACCGGCTGATTAGGCTGGTGATCGAGGAAAGCCTGAACCAGCTGCCATATTCAGACTGCTCCGTTATCACACCGACCGGTGCCATCTACGATGGGTTGCGGTATCGCTCGGGAAACTGTGGCGTTTCCATTATCCGATCCGGTGAAGCGATGGAGCAG GGTTTACGTGATTGTTGCCGATCGATACGAATCGGTAAAATTCTGGTCGAATCAGATGCCGAAACGCATGTGGCTAAGGTGGTGTACGCACGGTTTCCAGACGATATCGCCCGACGGCAAGTACTGCTAATGTATCCGATAATGGCCACAGGAAACACCGTGATACAG GCGGTCAGCGTATTGAAAGATCACGGCGTCAAAGAGAGTTCGATCATTTTATCGAATCTGTTCTGCACTCCAGTGGCTGCCCGAATGGTGGTGACCGCTTTTCCCGACCTCAAGATACTAACGTCCGAACTGCACCCAGTCGCACCGAACCATTTCGGACAGAAGTATTTCGGCACGGACTGA
- the LOC128303235 gene encoding protein vein: MYLRKWSPVKYLMYLWLAILVWMFSRCDSAATMHLAPAPYHSSGYQSPPGGHSSSVSGSSSINSISSSSSSSGRYVSDSSRATPSFSSRTPADGAHQVESLAGGAIPPRLHEAARALTHPLPLLPRPGLATSSTGRRYPSAVQSLRRNSANTKLSPKEPPLPGRHLPNQLYQMLAPSRTVDAAHAGAAAPSNGESSSTDSSSIIGSADATLAERTLQQQWAAQMRLKGERRRIHRRRWRNSGNPLAIRNRRDSALPTGGGYGMRPSTAGTQQHKVRPQRRNGTGVGGSGGPGARRYCSARDPATLAFEAPMVCEAKVKSMSDRRPAFAATFEVLTVYKLPLKGHLQRSRTLRLQFNLTTTNDCDIFRGKFRERGFVREELELGKVYFLFLKPSTGYINFTILGQPIRKTKRSEAGVLQGVKPTYGTRPVIHFITKNLTRPEGTKVRLVCKVGGEPPPKVAWFKDKLLINRNATKYGQVHLKKRSELTIFNASTTDSGEYECRAKNRFNNSSVFNSTLVKITLPKSTTPASQVRPCPDRHQYDFCYNGGVCYNISSIGELYCNCVTGFSGLRCENKDSNPPVSTHKQQDCTSQRYAGRLYTECMDFFVMDSPAPAMYEYDDEEH; this comes from the exons ATGTACTTACGCAAATGGAGTCCAGTAAAATATTTGATGTACCTATGGCTTGCAATTCTGGTTTGGATGTTCTCTCGGTGTGATAGTGCCGCCACGATGCACCTGGCACCGGCACCGTACCATAGCAGCGGCTACCAGAGCCCACCCGGTGGCCACTCCAGTAGCGttagcggcagcagcagcattaacAGCattagcagcagtagcagcagtagtggTAGATATGTTAGTGATAGCAGTAGAGCAACACCTAGCTTTAGTAGTCGCACACCCGCGGACGGTGCGCATCAGGTGGAAAGTTTGGCCGGTGGTGCGATTCCGCCCCGGTTACACGAGGCCGCCCGTGCCCTAACACACCCACTGCCACTGCTGCCCCGGCCGGGTCtcgccaccagcagcaccggGAGGCGGTATCCGTCTGCGGTGCAGAGCCTTCGACGCAACAGTGCCAACACCAAATTGAGCCCGAAGGAGCCACCCTTGCCCGGCCGGCACTTACCAAACCAATTGTACCAAATGCTGGCGCCAAGCCGCACGGTTGACGCTGCGCATGCCGGCGCGGCTGCTCCGTCCAATGGGGAGTCGTCATCCACTGATAGCAGTAGTATTATTGGTAGCGCAGACGCTACCCTAGCGGAACGCactttgcagcagcagtgggCCGCGCAGATGCGCCTGAAAGGTGAGCGACGCCGAATACACCGGAGGCGCTGGCGAAACAGCGGCAATCCTCTGGCTATTCGCAACCGGAGAGATTCGGCCCTGCCAACCGGTGGCGGGTACGGTATGAGACCGTCGACAGCCGGCACCCAGCAGCACAAGGTAAGACCACAGCGAAGAAACGGCACCGGTGTGGGTGGTTCCGGTGGGCCCGGTGCACGCCGGTACTGTTCCGCACGGGATCCGGCGACGCTCGCATTCGAGGCACCGATGGTGTGCGAAGCGAAGGTAAAATCGATGAGCGATCGACGGCCCGCCTTTGCCGCTACCTTCGAGGTGTTGACGGTGTACAAGCTGCCACTGAAGGGCCACCTGCAGCGGAGCCGCACCCTGCGGTTGCAGTTCAACCTGACCACCACGAACGATTGCGACATCTTTCGGGGGAAGTTCCGCGAGCGGGGCTTCGTGCGCGAGGAGCTCGAGCTGGGCAAGGTGTACTTTCTGTTTTTGAAACCAAGCACGGGCTACATCAATTTCACcattctcggccagccgataCGCAAAACCAAACGATCCGAGGCCGGAGTTCTGCAGGGCGTCAAACCTACCTACG GTACCCGGCCGGTGATCCATTTCATCACAAAGAACCTGACACGCCCCGAGGGTACAAAGGTACGGTTGGTGTGCAAAGTCGGCGGTGAGCCACCGCCGAAGGTGGCCTGGTTCAAAGATAAGCTGCTGATCAACCGGAACGCCACCAAGTACGGCCAAGTGCATCTCAA GAAGCGGTCCGAGCTGACCATCTTTAACGCCAGCACGACGGATTCTGGAGAGTACGAGTGTCGGGCTAAAAATAGATTTAACAATTCGTCCGTCTTCAACTCGACGCTCGTTAAAATCACCTTGCCAA AATCGACCACTCCCGCGAGTCAAGTGCGGCCTTGCCCCGACCGCCATCAGTACGACTTCTGCTATAATGGCGGCGTTTGCTACAACATTTCCAGCATCGGGGAGCTATATTGCAA CTGCGTAACGGGATTTTCCGGGCTTCGGTGCGAAAATAAGGACAGCAACCCTCCGGTTTCGACGCACAAGCAGCAGGACTGTACATCACAACGATACGCAG GACGCCTGTACACCGAATGTATGGATTTTTTCGTGATGGATTCTCCGGCACCGGCAATGTACGAGTACGATGATGAGGAACATTGA